Proteins encoded within one genomic window of Actinoplanes octamycinicus:
- a CDS encoding sugar transferase, with amino-acid sequence MSLSTRVTDVVQRALDIVVAVVVLVVAAPVMAVVAVLVAAGLGRPVLFRQARPGRHGRPFTLVKFRTMRDVDERRGLVSDADRLTRLGRLLRATSLDELPTMWNVLRGEMSLVGPRPLLMHYLDLYTPEQARRHLVRPGVTGLAQVSGRNAVDWEERLALDVWYVDHRSLGLHLRIFVRTVLILLRRHGITAPGDSTMPQFTGSPRAKGD; translated from the coding sequence GTGAGCCTGTCCACCCGGGTCACCGACGTCGTGCAGCGCGCGCTCGACATCGTCGTCGCCGTCGTCGTCCTGGTCGTCGCGGCCCCGGTGATGGCGGTGGTGGCGGTGCTGGTCGCGGCCGGGCTGGGCCGGCCGGTGCTGTTCCGCCAGGCGCGGCCGGGGCGGCACGGGCGGCCGTTCACCCTGGTCAAGTTCCGCACCATGCGGGACGTGGACGAGCGGCGCGGCCTGGTCTCCGACGCCGACCGGCTGACCCGGCTCGGCCGGCTGCTCCGGGCGACCAGCCTGGACGAGCTGCCGACCATGTGGAACGTGCTGCGCGGTGAGATGAGCCTGGTCGGGCCGCGGCCGCTGCTGATGCACTACCTCGACCTCTACACGCCGGAGCAGGCCCGCCGCCATCTGGTCCGGCCCGGGGTGACCGGGCTCGCGCAGGTGAGCGGGCGCAACGCGGTGGACTGGGAGGAGCGGCTGGCGCTCGACGTCTGGTACGTCGACCACCGCTCGCTCGGCCTGCACCTCCGGATCTTCGTGCGGACCGTGCTGATCCTGCTGCGCCGGCACGGGATCACGGCCCCGGGCGACTCGACGATGCCGCAGTTCACCGGCTCCCCGCGGGCGAAGGGCGACTGA
- a CDS encoding DegT/DnrJ/EryC1/StrS family aminotransferase → MSGKSQTVLLSGPDVGDLEQEFVLAALRSGWVAPVGPDLDAFEREIAERVGVPHAVGLSSGTAALHLALLGLGAGPGDVVVVPTLTFVATANAVVYTGATPVFADCDPVTGNLDPDLLAELLAELTAAGTPVRAVLTVDLYGCCADYERLLPICERYGVPLVEDAAEALGATCRGRAAGSFGRAAALSFNGNKIITTSGGGMLLTADAGLAGRARHLAGQARLPAEHYEHAEVGYNYRLSNLLAALGRAQLRRLDEMIERRRAVHDAYAKIFSGVDGVRLLGDADPAANCWLSCAVVDPERTGWPVAELAAHLAARRVETRPIFKPMHLQPLFAGARAVLSGAAEHLFRHGLALPSGSALTGEQVRWVLDGVAEFLDGRR, encoded by the coding sequence ATGAGCGGGAAGAGTCAGACCGTTCTGCTGTCCGGTCCCGACGTCGGCGACCTGGAGCAGGAGTTCGTCCTGGCCGCCCTGCGGTCCGGCTGGGTCGCGCCGGTCGGCCCGGACCTGGACGCGTTCGAGCGGGAGATCGCCGAGCGGGTCGGCGTGCCGCACGCGGTCGGCCTGAGTTCGGGCACCGCCGCACTGCACCTGGCCCTGCTGGGACTCGGCGCCGGCCCGGGCGACGTCGTCGTGGTGCCCACCCTGACCTTCGTGGCCACGGCGAACGCGGTGGTCTACACCGGCGCCACGCCGGTCTTCGCCGACTGTGACCCGGTCACCGGCAATCTCGACCCGGACCTGCTGGCCGAGCTGCTCGCCGAGCTGACCGCGGCCGGCACCCCGGTCCGCGCGGTGCTCACCGTCGACCTCTACGGCTGCTGCGCCGACTACGAGCGCCTCCTCCCGATCTGTGAGCGCTACGGCGTCCCGCTGGTCGAGGACGCCGCCGAGGCGCTCGGCGCGACCTGCCGGGGCCGGGCGGCCGGGTCGTTCGGCCGGGCCGCGGCGCTCTCCTTCAACGGCAACAAGATCATCACCACCTCCGGCGGCGGCATGCTGCTCACCGCGGACGCCGGGCTGGCCGGTCGGGCGCGGCACCTGGCCGGGCAGGCGCGGTTGCCCGCCGAGCACTACGAGCACGCCGAGGTGGGCTACAACTACCGGCTGAGCAACCTGCTGGCCGCGCTGGGCCGGGCGCAGCTGCGCCGCCTGGACGAGATGATCGAACGCCGTCGCGCGGTGCACGACGCGTACGCGAAAATCTTCTCCGGTGTTGATGGGGTGCGCCTGCTGGGCGACGCGGACCCGGCGGCGAACTGCTGGCTGAGCTGCGCCGTCGTCGATCCGGAGCGGACCGGCTGGCCGGTCGCCGAGCTGGCCGCGCACCTGGCGGCGCGGCGGGTGGAGACCCGGCCGATCTTCAAGCCGATGCATCTGCAGCCGCTCTTCGCCGGCGCCCGGGCGGTCCTGAGCGGCGCCGCCGAGCACCTGTTCCGCCACGGCCTGGCGCTGCCCAGCGGCTCGGCGCTGACCGGGGAGCAGGTGCGCTGGGTGCTGGACGGCGTCGCCGAGTTCCTGGACGGCCGCCGGTGA